One genomic region from Streptomyces venezuelae encodes:
- a CDS encoding GMC oxidoreductase produces MDVFDAVVVGSGFGGSVTAFRLAEARKSVCVLERGKPYPPGSFPRSPHEAAKNFWDPDSRLFGMYDMWSFSKLDALVCSGLGGGSLIYANVLIRKPESWFVHESFDGGYEHWPVTRTDLEPHYQLVEDMLGAQRYPVHVTPYKDTPKTLAMEEAAAQLGLDWELPKLAVSFGNPAAPGVPIEGGEDNYHRSPRYTCRLVGECDLGCNFGSKNSLDFTYLSAAEQLGADIRPHCEVFSFEPVPEGFLVSYIRHVAAADGDPFAPPQRHTVRARRLILSAGTLGTTYLLLRNRSAFPGLSPALGTHFSGNGDFLGLVLKARLRRRELPGEAESHLLRPSFGPVITSAMRVEREENAENAENAETRDAARGAYIEDAGYPEFLNWLVEHNVLTMSTRVGRFLLRRGWAQLTGTARSRVGRQLGDAMGKGLFTATSLPLLGMGRDVPNGRMFLREGHLDLDWDLAASDPYFRQMNDTMRRVSRSVGGRYVSNPLWWLNRLITVHPLGGAPMGRHVQEGVVDSFGRVYGYPGLSIADGSMMPGPVGPNPSLTIAALADRSAVRIIEDDSGNSTEPS; encoded by the coding sequence GTGGACGTCTTCGATGCCGTCGTCGTCGGATCGGGTTTCGGCGGATCCGTGACCGCCTTCCGTCTGGCCGAGGCGCGGAAGAGCGTCTGCGTGCTGGAGAGGGGAAAGCCGTACCCGCCGGGCTCCTTTCCCCGCAGCCCCCACGAGGCGGCGAAGAACTTCTGGGACCCGGACTCCCGGCTGTTCGGGATGTACGACATGTGGAGCTTCTCGAAGCTCGACGCGCTGGTGTGCAGCGGTCTCGGCGGGGGCTCGCTGATCTACGCCAACGTGCTGATCCGCAAGCCGGAGAGCTGGTTCGTCCACGAGTCGTTCGACGGCGGTTACGAGCACTGGCCCGTCACCCGCACGGACCTCGAACCGCACTACCAGCTCGTCGAGGACATGCTCGGCGCGCAGCGGTATCCCGTCCATGTGACGCCCTACAAGGACACTCCCAAGACCCTCGCCATGGAAGAGGCGGCGGCGCAGCTGGGTCTCGACTGGGAACTGCCGAAGCTGGCCGTCTCGTTCGGGAACCCCGCGGCGCCCGGCGTACCCATCGAGGGCGGCGAGGACAACTACCATCGGAGCCCGCGCTACACGTGCAGGCTCGTCGGTGAATGCGACCTGGGCTGCAACTTCGGCAGCAAGAACAGCCTCGACTTCACCTACCTCAGCGCCGCCGAGCAGCTCGGGGCGGACATCCGGCCCCACTGCGAGGTCTTCTCGTTCGAACCGGTGCCGGAGGGCTTCCTGGTCTCCTACATCAGGCACGTCGCCGCCGCCGACGGGGATCCGTTCGCCCCTCCCCAGCGGCACACCGTCAGGGCCAGGAGGCTGATCCTCTCCGCCGGCACCCTCGGCACCACCTATCTTCTGCTGCGGAACCGGAGTGCCTTCCCCGGGCTCAGTCCGGCGCTGGGTACGCACTTCTCGGGGAACGGCGACTTCCTCGGCCTGGTGCTCAAGGCACGGCTGAGGCGTCGGGAGCTGCCCGGTGAAGCGGAGTCGCACCTCCTCAGGCCCAGTTTCGGCCCGGTCATCACGAGTGCGATGCGCGTGGAACGCGAGGAGAACGCCGAGAACGCCGAGAACGCCGAGACCAGGGACGCCGCCCGGGGTGCCTACATCGAGGACGCCGGCTACCCGGAGTTCCTGAACTGGCTCGTCGAGCACAACGTCCTCACCATGTCGACCAGGGTCGGGAGGTTCCTGCTCCGGCGAGGCTGGGCGCAGTTGACGGGGACCGCCCGGAGCCGGGTGGGACGGCAGCTCGGTGACGCCATGGGCAAGGGGCTGTTCACCGCGACGTCCCTGCCGCTGCTCGGCATGGGAAGAGACGTCCCCAACGGCCGCATGTTCCTCCGGGAGGGGCACCTCGACCTCGACTGGGACCTGGCCGCCTCCGACCCGTACTTCCGGCAGATGAACGACACCATGCGGCGCGTATCCCGCAGCGTCGGCGGACGCTACGTCTCGAACCCCCTGTGGTGGCTCAACCGCCTCATCACCGTGCATCCACTGGGCGGCGCGCCGATGGGACGCCATGTGCAGGAGGGGGTGGTGGACTCCTTCGGGCGCGTGTACGGGTATCCGGGTCTGTCGATCGCCGACGGCTCGATGATGCCCGGCCCCGTCGGCCCGAACCCCTCGCTCACCATCGCGGCACTGGCCGACCGGTCGGCCGTCCGCATCATCGAAGACGATTCCGGGAACTCCACGGAGCCCTCATGA